From the Anguilla anguilla isolate fAngAng1 chromosome 6, fAngAng1.pri, whole genome shotgun sequence genome, one window contains:
- the si:ch211-71m22.1 gene encoding phospholipid scramblase 1 — protein MTAPSNKVYAEDNLHGPPAYAIDLQPGRNEVNPAAMGTAVPVPPGMATAVPVPPGYVPPQAPVMMPVPQRPPGCPPGLEYLTQIDQLLVKQKVELAEVILGWETNNKYDIKNSLGQQVFYAAEETDCMTRQCCGPLRPFVLHIQDNLGQEVITVTRPLRCGSCCCPCCLQELEVQSPPGNPIGYVVQDWHVFLPKYTIQNERKEPVLKIVGPFCSCKCCSDVNFEVKSLDETAMVGTISKQWTGFLREAYTDADNFGIKFPMDLDVKIKAVMLGACFLIDFMFFEHSK, from the exons ATGACTGCACCAA GTAACAAAGTCTATGCTGAGGATAACCTACATGGGCCTCCAG CGTATGCCATTGATCTACAGCCTGGCAGGAATGAGGTCAATCCTGCTGCTATGGGCACTGCTGTTCCTGTGCCACCTGGCATGGCCACTGCTGTCCCCGTGCCGCCAG GCTACGTGCCCCCGCAGGCACCTGTGATGATGCCGGTCCCTCAGAGACCCCCTGGCTGTCCACCGGGCCTGGAGTACCTGACTCAG ATTGACCAATTGCTCGTGAAACAGAAAGTGGAACTTGCTGAAG TCATCCTGGGATGGGAGACGAACAACAAGTACGACATCAAGAACAGCCTGGGGCAGCAGGTGTTCTACGCGGCCGAGGAAACGGACTGCATGACCCGGCAGTGCTGCGGGCCCCTGCGCCCCTTCGTCCTGCACATCCAGGACAACTTGGGCCAGGAGGTCATCACGGTGACGCGCCCGCTGAGGTGCggcagctgctgctgcccctGCTGCCTGCAGGAG TTGGAAGTCCAGTCTCCGCCCGGCAACCCCATTGGATACGTCGTTCAAGACTGGCATGTTTTCCTTCCCAAATACACCATTCAGAATGAAAGGAAGGAGCCAGTTCTAAAGATCGTGGGACCGTTCTGTTCCTGTAAATGCTGCTCAGATGTAAACTTTGAG GTCAAGTCTTTGGATGAAACCGCAATGGTTGGCACGATCTCCAAACAGTGGACGGGATTTCTACGAGAGGCGTACACCGACGCCGACAATTTCGGCATCAAGTTTCCCATGGACTTGGACGTTAAAATCAAAGCCGTCATGCTAGGAGCGTGCTTCCTCATC GACTTCATGTTCTTCGAGCATTCAAAATGA